A genomic window from Geoalkalibacter sp. includes:
- a CDS encoding PilZ domain-containing protein has protein sequence MSRKFIIIDHSPALRKIIGAKIRANLDDVQVLEAETPERGLALLQDHRCHLIIHLWDGFDVHALSLFDKLREMPADRQIPFLLLTSNESEESLRLIAEKGIPEHLLLPCPSRQFAETLNRVCNPVSLRRDKRYAVQDTIFLLEQRGHALQGNVINASLGGMLCELPFSENFNWSLPASASINFFVDGKNFVAPHLYSSVVQLTVTHRHPDFSPRKLRVSFRFLQIPEESRLALQQVFSLMEAMEQTSTYLPVAATLG, from the coding sequence ATGAGTCGCAAATTCATCATCATCGATCATTCACCCGCCCTGCGCAAAATCATCGGCGCGAAAATCCGCGCCAACCTCGACGATGTGCAGGTTCTTGAGGCCGAAACTCCCGAGCGCGGCCTGGCGCTGCTTCAAGATCATCGCTGCCACCTGATCATCCATCTGTGGGACGGCTTTGACGTCCATGCCCTTTCCCTGTTCGACAAACTGCGCGAGATGCCCGCCGACCGGCAGATCCCCTTTTTGCTGCTCACCAGCAACGAGAGCGAAGAGAGCCTGCGGCTGATCGCGGAAAAAGGCATCCCCGAGCATCTGCTGCTGCCCTGCCCGTCACGTCAATTCGCCGAAACTCTCAACCGCGTCTGCAACCCGGTCAGCTTGCGTCGCGACAAACGCTACGCCGTCCAGGACACCATCTTTCTGCTGGAGCAACGCGGCCACGCCCTGCAAGGCAACGTCATCAACGCCAGCCTCGGCGGCATGCTCTGCGAGTTGCCCTTCAGCGAAAACTTCAACTGGTCCCTGCCCGCTTCGGCCAGCATCAACTTTTTCGTGGACGGCAAAAACTTCGTCGCCCCCCACCTCTATTCAAGCGTCGTGCAACTGACCGTCACCCATCGCCATCCCGACTTTTCACCGCGCAAGCTGCGCGTCTCCTTCCGCTTCCTGCAGATCCCCGAGGAAAGTCGTCTGGCCTTGCAGCAGGTGTTTTCCCTGATGGAGGCGATGGAACAAACGTCCACCTACCTGCCCGTCGCGGCAACCCTCGGCTGA
- the recO gene encoding DNA repair protein RecO, producing MKPHVSDAIILRHSDYGDADRIVIFYARDLGLLKGFARNARSSRRRFGAALEPFAQVRVHWIAPRGEGLASLREVELEDLRAGLRARLDALALAAYGCELVEELFGDGAPHPEVFDLLGAFLDAMAHGDGEGLPGIRLLLEMRLLRAAGYVPHLLHCSECGDAAAEAEVAFSAARGGRLCARCASGRAGLWLSPLTLGTLARCLKTADVLFSGFRFGAQTLLEGQAVLRDALALHLSRPLRSQAFLERFSVGHEPGKGG from the coding sequence ATGAAACCGCATGTGTCCGACGCCATCATCCTGCGCCACAGCGATTACGGCGATGCGGATCGCATCGTGATTTTTTATGCGCGCGATCTGGGGCTGCTCAAGGGGTTCGCCCGCAACGCGCGCAGCAGTCGCCGGCGTTTCGGCGCGGCGCTGGAGCCCTTCGCCCAGGTACGGGTGCATTGGATCGCGCCGCGCGGCGAGGGGTTGGCGTCCTTGCGCGAAGTGGAACTGGAGGATCTGCGCGCGGGATTGCGCGCGCGCCTCGACGCCCTGGCTTTGGCCGCCTATGGCTGCGAGTTGGTGGAGGAGCTGTTCGGTGACGGTGCACCGCACCCCGAGGTGTTTGATCTGCTGGGCGCCTTTCTGGACGCGATGGCTCACGGCGATGGCGAGGGACTGCCCGGGATACGCCTGCTGCTGGAGATGCGCCTGCTGCGCGCCGCGGGCTACGTGCCCCATCTGCTGCATTGTTCCGAGTGCGGTGACGCCGCCGCCGAGGCGGAGGTGGCTTTTTCGGCCGCGCGCGGCGGCCGGTTGTGCGCGCGTTGCGCCTCGGGGCGTGCCGGCCTGTGGCTCTCGCCCTTGACCCTGGGCACCCTGGCGCGCTGCTTGAAAACCGCCGATGTGTTGTTTAGCGGGTTTCGCTTCGGCGCGCAAACCCTGCTCGAGGGTCAGGCGGTGCTGCGCGATGCCCTGGCTCTGCATCTGTCGCGGCCCTTGCGCAGCCAGGCATTTCTGGAGCGTTTTTCGGTGGGCCACGAGCCCGGCAAGGGCGGATAA
- the glyS gene encoding glycine--tRNA ligase subunit beta, producing the protein MSAELFLEIGTEEIPAGFLPQAMADLERLIRKEFESARIACGAIRTYATPRRLALVVAETALAQERQELSLMGPSVKVAFDAEGNPTKAAVGFARANGVEVSELSRAQTDKGEYLFLSKVIEGRPTAELLPEMLPRLISVIPFKKSMRWKDLDIRFARPVHWIVALFDGAVVPFAFGNLQSGHLSRGHRFMAPGTFSVSNEAGWLAECERHFVLPDPRRRQEIIAREIERVAQTVGGRINADPQLLEEVSYLVEYPVPLCGSFEEKYLALPRELLITTMRGHQRYFTLAGADGRLLPRFITIANTVPQDPAVVIKGNERVLRARLSDAMFFWQEDQKARLESRLEALKSVVYQAKLGTSYEKVMRFKAIAETLAEQFEPQAKALTARAALLAKCDLETGMVYEFPELQGVMGREYARLEGEDPRVCAAIHEHYLPMHAGGELPAESIGAYISIADKIDTLCGCFGVGLIPTGTADPYALRRNAIGILNIILDRGLRLSIPALVGQSLDLLREKLTRSLEEVRAEVLEFIRLRFFNMLTSQGHPQDVVDAVLAAGFVEPVDAVRRVQALTEMKRRADFEALAVAFKRVVNIIKGGVPEAVRVELLQADCEKQLHAAVQQARGEVRTLVDRGDYAGALRAIAALRGPVDAFFDGVMVMAEDAAVRTNRLALLTAVAHLFEGIADFSRISD; encoded by the coding sequence ATGTCTGCCGAACTTTTTCTTGAAATCGGAACCGAAGAGATTCCCGCGGGTTTTCTCCCCCAGGCCATGGCCGATCTTGAGCGCCTGATCCGCAAGGAATTCGAGAGCGCACGCATCGCCTGCGGCGCCATTCGCACCTATGCCACGCCGCGGCGTCTGGCGCTGGTCGTCGCGGAGACGGCCCTGGCCCAGGAGCGCCAGGAATTGAGTCTCATGGGCCCTTCCGTCAAGGTCGCCTTCGACGCCGAGGGCAACCCCACCAAGGCCGCCGTCGGCTTTGCCCGCGCCAACGGCGTGGAGGTGTCCGAGCTCTCCCGCGCGCAGACCGACAAGGGCGAGTACCTGTTTCTGTCCAAGGTGATCGAGGGGCGCCCCACCGCCGAACTGCTGCCGGAAATGTTGCCGCGCCTCATCAGCGTCATCCCCTTCAAGAAGTCCATGCGCTGGAAGGATCTCGACATTCGTTTCGCCCGGCCGGTGCACTGGATCGTCGCCCTGTTCGACGGCGCGGTGGTGCCCTTTGCCTTCGGCAATCTGCAAAGCGGTCACCTCTCGCGCGGCCACCGCTTCATGGCGCCCGGCACTTTTTCCGTCAGCAACGAAGCGGGTTGGCTCGCCGAATGCGAGCGGCATTTCGTGCTGCCCGATCCGCGCCGCCGCCAGGAGATCATCGCCCGCGAGATCGAACGCGTGGCCCAGACGGTCGGCGGGCGCATCAATGCCGATCCGCAACTTCTGGAGGAGGTGTCCTACCTGGTCGAGTATCCCGTGCCCCTGTGCGGATCCTTCGAGGAAAAATATCTGGCGCTGCCGCGCGAATTGCTCATCACCACCATGCGCGGGCATCAGCGCTATTTCACCCTGGCCGGCGCCGACGGTCGGCTGCTGCCGCGCTTCATCACCATCGCCAACACCGTGCCCCAGGATCCCGCCGTGGTCATCAAGGGCAACGAGCGGGTACTGCGCGCGCGTCTCTCCGATGCCATGTTCTTCTGGCAGGAGGATCAGAAGGCCAGGCTGGAGAGCCGCCTCGAAGCGCTCAAGAGCGTGGTCTATCAGGCCAAGCTCGGCACCAGCTACGAAAAGGTCATGCGCTTCAAGGCCATCGCCGAAACCCTGGCGGAGCAGTTCGAACCCCAGGCAAAGGCGCTCACGGCGCGCGCGGCGCTGCTCGCCAAGTGCGATCTGGAAACGGGCATGGTCTATGAGTTCCCCGAACTTCAAGGGGTCATGGGCCGCGAGTATGCCCGCCTCGAAGGCGAGGATCCGCGCGTCTGCGCCGCCATTCATGAGCATTACCTGCCCATGCACGCGGGCGGCGAGCTGCCGGCGGAGAGCATCGGCGCCTACATCTCCATCGCCGACAAGATCGACACCCTCTGCGGCTGTTTCGGCGTCGGCCTGATTCCCACAGGAACCGCCGACCCCTACGCCCTGCGGCGCAACGCCATCGGCATTCTCAACATCATCCTCGATCGCGGCTTGCGCCTGTCCATCCCCGCCCTGGTGGGGCAAAGCCTCGATCTGCTGCGGGAGAAGCTGACCCGTTCGCTGGAGGAGGTGCGCGCCGAGGTGCTCGAATTCATCCGCCTGCGCTTTTTCAACATGCTCACCAGCCAGGGGCATCCCCAGGATGTGGTCGACGCCGTGCTCGCGGCCGGTTTTGTCGAGCCCGTCGACGCGGTGCGGCGGGTTCAGGCGTTGACCGAAATGAAGCGGCGCGCGGATTTCGAGGCCCTGGCCGTGGCCTTCAAGCGCGTGGTCAACATCATCAAGGGCGGCGTGCCCGAGGCGGTGCGGGTCGAACTGTTGCAGGCCGACTGCGAAAAACAGTTGCATGCCGCGGTGCAACAGGCCCGCGGCGAGGTGCGGACCCTGGTGGATCGGGGAGACTACGCCGGAGCCCTGCGAGCGATTGCCGCCCTGCGCGGGCCGGTGGATGCCTTTTTCGACGGCGTCATGGTCATGGCCGAGGATGCGGCGGTGCGCACCAACCGGCTGGCGCTGCTCACGGCGGTGGCGCATCTGTTTGAAGGGATTGCCGATTTCTCCCGGATTTCCGACTGA
- a CDS encoding iron-sulfur cluster-binding oxidoreductase, which yields MKNLACGCPGSNVRTIEKPATDNSAKGKVASELRQWPTQLHLVPPSAPWLENAHLLIAADCAPFAYGDFHRDFIRGKVLVNACPKLDDTSPYMDKLTAILKNNDIQSLTVTIMEVPCCRGLAMMAKQALEASGKNIPFEVAIIGVDGERRS from the coding sequence ATGAAAAATCTGGCCTGCGGCTGCCCCGGCAGCAACGTGCGCACCATCGAGAAACCCGCGACCGACAACAGCGCGAAGGGCAAGGTCGCCTCGGAACTGCGCCAGTGGCCGACCCAACTGCATCTGGTGCCGCCCAGCGCCCCCTGGCTGGAGAATGCCCATCTGCTCATCGCCGCCGACTGCGCGCCCTTTGCCTACGGCGATTTTCACCGCGATTTCATCAGGGGCAAGGTGCTGGTCAACGCTTGTCCCAAATTGGACGACACCAGCCCTTACATGGACAAATTGACGGCGATTTTGAAAAACAACGATATTCAGTCGCTGACCGTCACCATCATGGAGGTGCCCTGCTGCCGCGGTCTGGCCATGATGGCCAAACAGGCCCTGGAGGCCTCGGGCAAGAACATTCCCTTCGAGGTGGCGATCATCGGCGTTGACGGTGAAAGGAGATCCTGA
- a CDS encoding hemerythrin domain-containing protein, producing the protein MSKIDVTQVMVEEHKLILRMIALLENNVARMEAGKFRDWQFFLDAVDFIRNYADRFHHAKEEDVLFKALVDNGMPRDNSPVAAMLLAHDHGRAFVRAMEEAARRAQAGEAGRIPPIAENARGYIALLRDHIDKEDHILYPLAERVLPEAPRPGMLRAYRDAEARTPGLEEKYRRLVEQYEQRAAA; encoded by the coding sequence ATGAGCAAAATCGACGTGACCCAGGTGATGGTGGAGGAGCACAAACTGATCCTGCGCATGATCGCGCTGCTCGAAAACAACGTGGCGCGCATGGAGGCAGGCAAGTTCCGCGACTGGCAATTCTTTCTGGATGCCGTCGATTTCATCCGCAACTACGCCGACCGTTTTCACCACGCCAAGGAAGAGGATGTGCTGTTCAAGGCGCTGGTGGACAATGGCATGCCCCGGGACAATTCACCGGTGGCGGCCATGTTGCTGGCCCACGACCATGGGCGGGCCTTCGTGCGGGCCATGGAAGAGGCGGCGCGCCGGGCCCAGGCCGGTGAAGCCGGGCGGATTCCGCCCATCGCCGAAAACGCCCGCGGCTACATCGCGCTGCTGCGCGACCACATCGACAAGGAAGATCATATTCTCTATCCCCTGGCCGAGCGGGTTCTGCCCGAGGCGCCGCGCCCCGGCATGCTCAGGGCCTACCGGGACGCCGAGGCACGCACTCCCGGGCTGGAGGAAAAATACCGGCGCCTGGTGGAGCAATACGAACAGCGGGCGGCAGCCTGA
- the glyQ gene encoding glycine--tRNA ligase subunit alpha, translated as MTFQELILALQTYWAKQGCIIQQPYDLEKGAGTFNPATFLRVLGPEPWNVAYVEPSRRPTDGRYGENPNRLQHYYQFQVILKPSPMNIQDLYLDSLRSFGIDPSRHDIRFVEDDWESPTLGAWGLGWEVWLDGMEITQFTYFQQAGGIDLKPVSGEITYGCERIAMYLQGVDNVYDLEWVKGIRYGDVHHQTEVEFSTYNFEEADTAMLFQLFGMYEKECIRLAEKQLVFPAYDFVLKCSHTFNLLDARGAISVTERANYIGRVRNLAKLCAQGYVAQREKMGFPLLSR; from the coding sequence GTGACTTTTCAAGAACTGATCCTGGCTCTGCAGACCTATTGGGCCAAGCAGGGCTGCATCATCCAGCAGCCCTATGATTTGGAAAAGGGTGCCGGCACCTTCAACCCCGCCACCTTCCTGCGCGTTCTCGGCCCCGAGCCATGGAACGTCGCCTATGTCGAACCCTCCCGCCGGCCCACCGACGGCCGCTACGGCGAAAATCCCAACCGCCTTCAGCACTATTATCAGTTTCAGGTGATCCTCAAGCCTTCTCCCATGAACATTCAGGACCTTTACCTCGATTCCCTGCGCAGCTTCGGCATCGATCCCTCGCGCCACGACATCCGTTTCGTCGAGGACGACTGGGAATCGCCGACCCTGGGCGCCTGGGGCCTGGGCTGGGAGGTGTGGCTCGACGGCATGGAAATCACCCAGTTCACCTACTTTCAGCAGGCCGGCGGCATCGATCTCAAACCCGTGTCGGGCGAGATCACCTACGGCTGCGAGCGCATCGCCATGTATCTGCAAGGGGTGGACAACGTCTACGACCTCGAATGGGTCAAGGGCATCCGCTACGGCGACGTGCATCATCAGACCGAAGTCGAGTTTTCCACCTACAACTTCGAGGAAGCCGACACCGCCATGCTTTTTCAGCTCTTCGGCATGTACGAGAAGGAGTGCATCCGTCTCGCCGAGAAGCAGTTGGTGTTCCCCGCCTATGATTTCGTGCTCAAGTGCTCGCACACCTTCAACCTGCTCGACGCCCGCGGCGCCATTTCGGTCACCGAGCGCGCCAACTACATCGGGCGGGTGCGCAACCTGGCCAAGCTCTGTGCCCAGGGCTATGTCGCGCAGCGCGAGAAGATGGGCTTTCCGCTGTTGAGCCGCTAG
- the mgtE gene encoding magnesium transporter has protein sequence MEQKHQILLDTVRRLIRRGAYPHLAKMLGKIHPADIAHLFRYLDLKEQRILFNLIEDPETSAYVLSELDHATGAQLLEQIDKETITEVLQEMPYDDAVDIIRNLPEELAEEILNIMHDEDSTEIEQLLQYDEYTAGGIMSTEIFSLQEEMTVKEAIEALQKAEDVEMVFYVYVTDEYGHLVGVLSLRQLLTVPPQTPLKDVMTRDVIRVTTDTDQEEVAHLVARYNILAIPVVDENNKLMGIVTVDDVIDVLREEATDDIFKMAGTSEEELLYGFKSFKIARLRLPWLITNLFGGVITGYLMWLFKATIEQIIALVSFVPVITGMGGNVGGQSATIVVRGFATGRIDFSTLRQVFFKELRVGLIMGAVCGLVVGLVALVWHGNPYLGLVVGLAMITAMTVAASTGVLAPTFFKKIGVDPAIASSPFVQTANDITGILIYFGTATLFLSYLR, from the coding sequence ATGGAACAGAAACACCAGATACTCCTGGATACGGTGCGCCGCCTCATCCGCCGGGGGGCTTATCCCCATCTCGCCAAGATGCTCGGCAAGATCCATCCCGCCGACATCGCCCACCTGTTTCGCTATCTCGACCTCAAGGAACAACGCATCCTCTTCAATCTCATCGAGGATCCGGAAACTTCGGCCTACGTGCTCTCCGAGCTCGATCACGCCACCGGCGCCCAGCTGCTGGAGCAGATCGACAAGGAAACCATCACCGAAGTTCTGCAGGAAATGCCCTACGACGATGCCGTCGACATCATCCGCAACCTGCCCGAGGAGCTGGCCGAGGAAATCCTCAACATCATGCATGACGAGGATTCCACCGAGATCGAGCAGCTCCTGCAATACGACGAGTACACCGCCGGCGGCATCATGTCGACGGAGATCTTCTCCCTGCAGGAGGAGATGACCGTCAAGGAGGCCATCGAGGCCCTGCAGAAGGCCGAGGACGTGGAGATGGTCTTCTACGTCTACGTCACCGACGAATACGGCCACCTCGTCGGAGTGCTGTCCCTGCGTCAGTTGCTCACGGTGCCTCCCCAGACCCCGCTCAAGGACGTCATGACTCGGGATGTCATCCGCGTCACCACCGACACCGACCAGGAGGAGGTGGCGCATCTGGTGGCGCGTTACAACATTCTGGCCATTCCCGTCGTCGACGAAAACAACAAGCTCATGGGGATCGTCACCGTCGACGACGTCATCGACGTTCTTCGCGAAGAGGCCACCGACGACATTTTCAAGATGGCCGGAACCAGCGAGGAAGAGCTGCTCTACGGCTTCAAGTCCTTCAAGATCGCCCGCCTGCGTCTGCCCTGGCTGATCACCAACCTGTTCGGCGGGGTCATCACCGGCTATCTCATGTGGCTGTTCAAGGCGACCATCGAGCAGATCATCGCCCTGGTGTCCTTCGTGCCGGTCATCACCGGCATGGGCGGCAACGTCGGCGGTCAGTCGGCGACCATCGTGGTGCGTGGCTTCGCCACGGGGCGCATCGACTTCTCGACCCTGCGCCAGGTGTTTTTCAAGGAACTGCGCGTCGGGCTGATCATGGGCGCGGTGTGCGGCCTGGTGGTCGGCCTGGTGGCGCTCGTCTGGCACGGCAATCCCTATCTGGGCCTGGTTGTCGGACTGGCCATGATCACCGCCATGACCGTCGCCGCCTCCACGGGTGTGCTGGCCCCCACCTTCTTCAAGAAGATCGGCGTCGATCCGGCTATCGCCTCCAGCCCCTTCGTGCAAACCGCCAACGACATCACCGGCATTCTCATCTATTTCGGCACGGCGACCCTGTTTCTAAGCTATCTGCGCTAA